The following are encoded together in the Mycteria americana isolate JAX WOST 10 ecotype Jacksonville Zoo and Gardens chromosome 2, USCA_MyAme_1.0, whole genome shotgun sequence genome:
- the ZNF438 gene encoding zinc finger protein 438 isoform X1, with translation MQNPLTFSAGGVFLHANPAEKHCVQQSMLGQQKQETCAGKTVSTDEHKSPSDIIRSFQKKSQFRTIAPKMVPKILTSGVVSCLQSSLPEQNTPISAAGSKRLVVPTQNYAVMQVAGHEGTFSLLALPYVAPALTQQVQQSNTAPSENLKLPIPRYQSVRNKLLSDKKPAQISVWGAHNKIPTKASISSQTSPMTTLTEDCPETHSGSDSTEQVMLTDRDSAEIRVATLVNKSSCVESGSPLVNKSEIANGNVSGPSVVKDSSSKPASTINPTKLSLRSVKTASETTRESFITSEKLKEKPTNSANSVAVLSPAVFGSTIQMTPSAPKGKLPILPYSRMKNSMFCKSKQNTNVVDVSGPSLRSECEKIPALAKTFHVPTKASDKRLAVSFTQVPKQTIRENTFSPSNKVDVDSLKKLNGAASKRRGRKRRPPDDLLAFQTKRRKCIINKFREGRERAKVDLQPPEDKKAEAVKKYRSIRPKPVVVVQAFAPLTSAAIVETPSPDHLDEDFFLNSSLPNKYLSYKHSDATSAKSSDLSRNACSTVPKPLHKCHVCNHIFQFKHHLQDHMNTHTNKRPYSCRICRKAYIHSGSLSTHMKLHHNEGKPKKLVCCEFCAKVFGHAKVYFGHLREVHRVVISTEPSTSEQQLQDALKKRDANIKEAEEATERGSKCNFEDLFHNPGEVKLQIKCGRCQFIAQSFGEMKFHLLCSHGEEIQGRVKEGVLQGNRGAKGELIKHTTHFWKQRNERRHLTKCSAHEEEFYTFPKLKRQIYFHHQNNVDMLPKSELTQSGSGEAAKEMQNVGFGTPSKKIEIWSKAGYNCILCKQLFGRKEDLCNHWQSHHNCEDPSTLWSIFSLLSKQGIIELSNNGEY, from the exons GTGGTGTTTTTTTACATGCTAATCCTGCAGAGAAACATTGTGTCCAACAAAGTATGCTGGGTCAGCAAAAACAAGAAACTTGTGCTGGAAAGACAGTATCCACAG ATGAACACAAATCCCCTTCGGATATAATAAGAAGTTTTCAGAAGAAGAGTCAGTTTAGGACCATTGCTCCAAAAATGGTACCAAAAATTTTAACATCTGGAGTGGTTTCTTGTCTTCAGTCATCTTTGCCTGAGCAAAATACACCAATTTCAGCTGCAGGTTCTAAACGTCTGGTGGTACCAACTCAAAACTATGCTGTCATGCAGGTGGCTGGTCATGAGGGAACTTTTTCTCTGTTGGCCTTGCCATATGTTGCTCCTGCCCTAACACAGCAAGTCCAGCAGTCAAACACGGCCCCTTCTGAAAACCTAAAGCTGCCTATCCCTAGGTACCAATCTGTAAGAAATAAATTGCTGAGTGacaaaaaaccagcacaaatctCTGTTTGGGGTGCACATAACAAGATTCCTACCAAAGCATCGATCTCATCACAGACTTCCCCCATGACTACCTTAACTGAAGACTGTCCTGAAACTCATTCTGGTTCAGATTCAACTGAGCAAGTGATGCTAACAGACCGTGACTCAGCTGAAATTAGGGTTGCCACATTAGTAAATAAAAGCAGTTGTGTGGAATCTGGATCTCCTTTAGTGAACAAAAGTGAAATTGCTAACGGTAATGTTTCTGGACCATCTGTAGTTAAAGACTCTTCATCCAAGCCGGCAAGTACAATTAATCCCACGAAACTAAGTCTACGCTCTGTGAAGACAGCATCTGAAACCACAAGAGAGTCATTCATAACGTCTGAGAAACTAAAGGAAAAACCCACAAATTCTGCAAATTCTGTTGCTGTCCTGTCACCAGCAGTTTTTGGCAGTACAATACAGATGACGCCATCAGCACCAAAAGGAAAACTTCCTATTTTGCCTTACTCAAGGATGAAAAATTCAATGTTCTGTAAATCTAAGCAGAATACTAATGTTGTGGATGTATCTGGTCCTTCACTAAGGTCTGAATGTGAAAAGATACCAGCTTTGGCAAAAACCTTTCATGTTCCTACTAAAGCATCTGATAAGCGATTAGCTGTATCATTTACACAAGTCCCCAAACAGACCATTCGAGAAAATACCTTCTCTCCATCCAATAAAGTGGATGTCGACAGTCTTAAAAAATTGAACGGTGCAGCCTCTaaaagaagaggcaggaaaagaaGACCCCCGGATGATTTATTGGCTTTTCAGACCAAGCGAAGGAAATGCATCATTAATAAGTttagagaaggaagagagagggCGAAAGTTGATCTTCAGCCACCTgaagacaaaaaagcagaagcagtgaaAAAATACCGTAGTATTAGACCAAAACCAGTGGTAGTTGTGCAGGCTTTTGCACCACTGACTTCTGCAGCAATAGTAGAGACACCATCTCCTGATCATttagatgaagatttttttttaaatagttcactTCCCAACAAATATTTAAGTTACAAGCATAGTGATGCTACATCAGCTAAATCAAGTGATTTAAGTAGAAATGCATGTTCAACTGTACCTAAGCCATTGCATAAATGTCATGTTTGTAACCATATCTTCCAGTTTAAACACCATCTTCAGGACCACATGAACACACATACAAACAAACGGCCTTACAGCTGTCGAATTTGCCGGAAAGCATATATTCACTCTGGAAGCTTGAGCACGCATATGAAACTTCATCACAACGAAGGCAAACCCAAAAAACTTGTGTGTTGTGAATTCTGTGCTAAAGTTTTTGGCCATGCAAAAGTGTATTTTGGTCACCTAAGAGAAGTGCACAGGGTTGTTATCAGCACAGAGCCCTCTACTAGCGAGCAGCAGCTCCAAGATGCTTTAAAGAAGAGAGACGCGAatataaaagaagcagaagaagcaACGGAGAG ggGAAGTAAGTGCAATTTTGAGGACCTGTTCCATAATCCAGGAGAAGTGAAATTACAGATCAAATGTGGTCGATGCCAGTTTATTGCACAGTCTTTTGGTGAAATGAAGTTTCACTTATTGTGCTCTCATGGAGAAGAGATCCAGGGAAGGGTAAAGGAAGGGGTTTTGCAAGGAAATAGAGGAGCTAAGGGGGAACTGATCAAACATACAACCCACTTCTGGAAACAGCGCAATGAGAGAAGACATTTAACAAAATGCAGTGCCCATGAGGAGGAGTTTTAtacttttccaaaactgaaaagaCAGATATACTTTCACCATCAAAATAATGTCGATATGTTACCTAAAAGTGAACTGACTCAGTCAGGAAGCGGTGAAGCAGCCAAGGAGATGCAAAATGTAGGTTTTGGTACACCAagcaaaaaaatagaaatttggtCTAAAGCAGGCTATAACTGCATTTTATGCAAACAgttatttggaagaaaagaggatCTTTGTAATCATTGGCAGAGTCATCATAACTGTGAAGACCCTTCCACTTTATGGTCAATTTTTAGTTTGTTATCAAAACAAGGAATTATCGAACTTTCTAATAATGGTGAATATTGA
- the ZNF438 gene encoding zinc finger protein 438 isoform X3 codes for MVPKILTSGVVSCLQSSLPEQNTPISAAGSKRLVVPTQNYAVMQVAGHEGTFSLLALPYVAPALTQQVQQSNTAPSENLKLPIPRYQSVRNKLLSDKKPAQISVWGAHNKIPTKASISSQTSPMTTLTEDCPETHSGSDSTEQVMLTDRDSAEIRVATLVNKSSCVESGSPLVNKSEIANGNVSGPSVVKDSSSKPASTINPTKLSLRSVKTASETTRESFITSEKLKEKPTNSANSVAVLSPAVFGSTIQMTPSAPKGKLPILPYSRMKNSMFCKSKQNTNVVDVSGPSLRSECEKIPALAKTFHVPTKASDKRLAVSFTQVPKQTIRENTFSPSNKVDVDSLKKLNGAASKRRGRKRRPPDDLLAFQTKRRKCIINKFREGRERAKVDLQPPEDKKAEAVKKYRSIRPKPVVVVQAFAPLTSAAIVETPSPDHLDEDFFLNSSLPNKYLSYKHSDATSAKSSDLSRNACSTVPKPLHKCHVCNHIFQFKHHLQDHMNTHTNKRPYSCRICRKAYIHSGSLSTHMKLHHNEGKPKKLVCCEFCAKVFGHAKVYFGHLREVHRVVISTEPSTSEQQLQDALKKRDANIKEAEEATERGSKCNFEDLFHNPGEVKLQIKCGRCQFIAQSFGEMKFHLLCSHGEEIQGRVKEGVLQGNRGAKGELIKHTTHFWKQRNERRHLTKCSAHEEEFYTFPKLKRQIYFHHQNNVDMLPKSELTQSGSGEAAKEMQNVGFGTPSKKIEIWSKAGYNCILCKQLFGRKEDLCNHWQSHHNCEDPSTLWSIFSLLSKQGIIELSNNGEY; via the exons ATGGTACCAAAAATTTTAACATCTGGAGTGGTTTCTTGTCTTCAGTCATCTTTGCCTGAGCAAAATACACCAATTTCAGCTGCAGGTTCTAAACGTCTGGTGGTACCAACTCAAAACTATGCTGTCATGCAGGTGGCTGGTCATGAGGGAACTTTTTCTCTGTTGGCCTTGCCATATGTTGCTCCTGCCCTAACACAGCAAGTCCAGCAGTCAAACACGGCCCCTTCTGAAAACCTAAAGCTGCCTATCCCTAGGTACCAATCTGTAAGAAATAAATTGCTGAGTGacaaaaaaccagcacaaatctCTGTTTGGGGTGCACATAACAAGATTCCTACCAAAGCATCGATCTCATCACAGACTTCCCCCATGACTACCTTAACTGAAGACTGTCCTGAAACTCATTCTGGTTCAGATTCAACTGAGCAAGTGATGCTAACAGACCGTGACTCAGCTGAAATTAGGGTTGCCACATTAGTAAATAAAAGCAGTTGTGTGGAATCTGGATCTCCTTTAGTGAACAAAAGTGAAATTGCTAACGGTAATGTTTCTGGACCATCTGTAGTTAAAGACTCTTCATCCAAGCCGGCAAGTACAATTAATCCCACGAAACTAAGTCTACGCTCTGTGAAGACAGCATCTGAAACCACAAGAGAGTCATTCATAACGTCTGAGAAACTAAAGGAAAAACCCACAAATTCTGCAAATTCTGTTGCTGTCCTGTCACCAGCAGTTTTTGGCAGTACAATACAGATGACGCCATCAGCACCAAAAGGAAAACTTCCTATTTTGCCTTACTCAAGGATGAAAAATTCAATGTTCTGTAAATCTAAGCAGAATACTAATGTTGTGGATGTATCTGGTCCTTCACTAAGGTCTGAATGTGAAAAGATACCAGCTTTGGCAAAAACCTTTCATGTTCCTACTAAAGCATCTGATAAGCGATTAGCTGTATCATTTACACAAGTCCCCAAACAGACCATTCGAGAAAATACCTTCTCTCCATCCAATAAAGTGGATGTCGACAGTCTTAAAAAATTGAACGGTGCAGCCTCTaaaagaagaggcaggaaaagaaGACCCCCGGATGATTTATTGGCTTTTCAGACCAAGCGAAGGAAATGCATCATTAATAAGTttagagaaggaagagagagggCGAAAGTTGATCTTCAGCCACCTgaagacaaaaaagcagaagcagtgaaAAAATACCGTAGTATTAGACCAAAACCAGTGGTAGTTGTGCAGGCTTTTGCACCACTGACTTCTGCAGCAATAGTAGAGACACCATCTCCTGATCATttagatgaagatttttttttaaatagttcactTCCCAACAAATATTTAAGTTACAAGCATAGTGATGCTACATCAGCTAAATCAAGTGATTTAAGTAGAAATGCATGTTCAACTGTACCTAAGCCATTGCATAAATGTCATGTTTGTAACCATATCTTCCAGTTTAAACACCATCTTCAGGACCACATGAACACACATACAAACAAACGGCCTTACAGCTGTCGAATTTGCCGGAAAGCATATATTCACTCTGGAAGCTTGAGCACGCATATGAAACTTCATCACAACGAAGGCAAACCCAAAAAACTTGTGTGTTGTGAATTCTGTGCTAAAGTTTTTGGCCATGCAAAAGTGTATTTTGGTCACCTAAGAGAAGTGCACAGGGTTGTTATCAGCACAGAGCCCTCTACTAGCGAGCAGCAGCTCCAAGATGCTTTAAAGAAGAGAGACGCGAatataaaagaagcagaagaagcaACGGAGAG ggGAAGTAAGTGCAATTTTGAGGACCTGTTCCATAATCCAGGAGAAGTGAAATTACAGATCAAATGTGGTCGATGCCAGTTTATTGCACAGTCTTTTGGTGAAATGAAGTTTCACTTATTGTGCTCTCATGGAGAAGAGATCCAGGGAAGGGTAAAGGAAGGGGTTTTGCAAGGAAATAGAGGAGCTAAGGGGGAACTGATCAAACATACAACCCACTTCTGGAAACAGCGCAATGAGAGAAGACATTTAACAAAATGCAGTGCCCATGAGGAGGAGTTTTAtacttttccaaaactgaaaagaCAGATATACTTTCACCATCAAAATAATGTCGATATGTTACCTAAAAGTGAACTGACTCAGTCAGGAAGCGGTGAAGCAGCCAAGGAGATGCAAAATGTAGGTTTTGGTACACCAagcaaaaaaatagaaatttggtCTAAAGCAGGCTATAACTGCATTTTATGCAAACAgttatttggaagaaaagaggatCTTTGTAATCATTGGCAGAGTCATCATAACTGTGAAGACCCTTCCACTTTATGGTCAATTTTTAGTTTGTTATCAAAACAAGGAATTATCGAACTTTCTAATAATGGTGAATATTGA
- the ZNF438 gene encoding zinc finger protein 438 isoform X2, protein MQNPLTFSADEHKSPSDIIRSFQKKSQFRTIAPKMVPKILTSGVVSCLQSSLPEQNTPISAAGSKRLVVPTQNYAVMQVAGHEGTFSLLALPYVAPALTQQVQQSNTAPSENLKLPIPRYQSVRNKLLSDKKPAQISVWGAHNKIPTKASISSQTSPMTTLTEDCPETHSGSDSTEQVMLTDRDSAEIRVATLVNKSSCVESGSPLVNKSEIANGNVSGPSVVKDSSSKPASTINPTKLSLRSVKTASETTRESFITSEKLKEKPTNSANSVAVLSPAVFGSTIQMTPSAPKGKLPILPYSRMKNSMFCKSKQNTNVVDVSGPSLRSECEKIPALAKTFHVPTKASDKRLAVSFTQVPKQTIRENTFSPSNKVDVDSLKKLNGAASKRRGRKRRPPDDLLAFQTKRRKCIINKFREGRERAKVDLQPPEDKKAEAVKKYRSIRPKPVVVVQAFAPLTSAAIVETPSPDHLDEDFFLNSSLPNKYLSYKHSDATSAKSSDLSRNACSTVPKPLHKCHVCNHIFQFKHHLQDHMNTHTNKRPYSCRICRKAYIHSGSLSTHMKLHHNEGKPKKLVCCEFCAKVFGHAKVYFGHLREVHRVVISTEPSTSEQQLQDALKKRDANIKEAEEATERGSKCNFEDLFHNPGEVKLQIKCGRCQFIAQSFGEMKFHLLCSHGEEIQGRVKEGVLQGNRGAKGELIKHTTHFWKQRNERRHLTKCSAHEEEFYTFPKLKRQIYFHHQNNVDMLPKSELTQSGSGEAAKEMQNVGFGTPSKKIEIWSKAGYNCILCKQLFGRKEDLCNHWQSHHNCEDPSTLWSIFSLLSKQGIIELSNNGEY, encoded by the exons ATGAACACAAATCCCCTTCGGATATAATAAGAAGTTTTCAGAAGAAGAGTCAGTTTAGGACCATTGCTCCAAAAATGGTACCAAAAATTTTAACATCTGGAGTGGTTTCTTGTCTTCAGTCATCTTTGCCTGAGCAAAATACACCAATTTCAGCTGCAGGTTCTAAACGTCTGGTGGTACCAACTCAAAACTATGCTGTCATGCAGGTGGCTGGTCATGAGGGAACTTTTTCTCTGTTGGCCTTGCCATATGTTGCTCCTGCCCTAACACAGCAAGTCCAGCAGTCAAACACGGCCCCTTCTGAAAACCTAAAGCTGCCTATCCCTAGGTACCAATCTGTAAGAAATAAATTGCTGAGTGacaaaaaaccagcacaaatctCTGTTTGGGGTGCACATAACAAGATTCCTACCAAAGCATCGATCTCATCACAGACTTCCCCCATGACTACCTTAACTGAAGACTGTCCTGAAACTCATTCTGGTTCAGATTCAACTGAGCAAGTGATGCTAACAGACCGTGACTCAGCTGAAATTAGGGTTGCCACATTAGTAAATAAAAGCAGTTGTGTGGAATCTGGATCTCCTTTAGTGAACAAAAGTGAAATTGCTAACGGTAATGTTTCTGGACCATCTGTAGTTAAAGACTCTTCATCCAAGCCGGCAAGTACAATTAATCCCACGAAACTAAGTCTACGCTCTGTGAAGACAGCATCTGAAACCACAAGAGAGTCATTCATAACGTCTGAGAAACTAAAGGAAAAACCCACAAATTCTGCAAATTCTGTTGCTGTCCTGTCACCAGCAGTTTTTGGCAGTACAATACAGATGACGCCATCAGCACCAAAAGGAAAACTTCCTATTTTGCCTTACTCAAGGATGAAAAATTCAATGTTCTGTAAATCTAAGCAGAATACTAATGTTGTGGATGTATCTGGTCCTTCACTAAGGTCTGAATGTGAAAAGATACCAGCTTTGGCAAAAACCTTTCATGTTCCTACTAAAGCATCTGATAAGCGATTAGCTGTATCATTTACACAAGTCCCCAAACAGACCATTCGAGAAAATACCTTCTCTCCATCCAATAAAGTGGATGTCGACAGTCTTAAAAAATTGAACGGTGCAGCCTCTaaaagaagaggcaggaaaagaaGACCCCCGGATGATTTATTGGCTTTTCAGACCAAGCGAAGGAAATGCATCATTAATAAGTttagagaaggaagagagagggCGAAAGTTGATCTTCAGCCACCTgaagacaaaaaagcagaagcagtgaaAAAATACCGTAGTATTAGACCAAAACCAGTGGTAGTTGTGCAGGCTTTTGCACCACTGACTTCTGCAGCAATAGTAGAGACACCATCTCCTGATCATttagatgaagatttttttttaaatagttcactTCCCAACAAATATTTAAGTTACAAGCATAGTGATGCTACATCAGCTAAATCAAGTGATTTAAGTAGAAATGCATGTTCAACTGTACCTAAGCCATTGCATAAATGTCATGTTTGTAACCATATCTTCCAGTTTAAACACCATCTTCAGGACCACATGAACACACATACAAACAAACGGCCTTACAGCTGTCGAATTTGCCGGAAAGCATATATTCACTCTGGAAGCTTGAGCACGCATATGAAACTTCATCACAACGAAGGCAAACCCAAAAAACTTGTGTGTTGTGAATTCTGTGCTAAAGTTTTTGGCCATGCAAAAGTGTATTTTGGTCACCTAAGAGAAGTGCACAGGGTTGTTATCAGCACAGAGCCCTCTACTAGCGAGCAGCAGCTCCAAGATGCTTTAAAGAAGAGAGACGCGAatataaaagaagcagaagaagcaACGGAGAG ggGAAGTAAGTGCAATTTTGAGGACCTGTTCCATAATCCAGGAGAAGTGAAATTACAGATCAAATGTGGTCGATGCCAGTTTATTGCACAGTCTTTTGGTGAAATGAAGTTTCACTTATTGTGCTCTCATGGAGAAGAGATCCAGGGAAGGGTAAAGGAAGGGGTTTTGCAAGGAAATAGAGGAGCTAAGGGGGAACTGATCAAACATACAACCCACTTCTGGAAACAGCGCAATGAGAGAAGACATTTAACAAAATGCAGTGCCCATGAGGAGGAGTTTTAtacttttccaaaactgaaaagaCAGATATACTTTCACCATCAAAATAATGTCGATATGTTACCTAAAAGTGAACTGACTCAGTCAGGAAGCGGTGAAGCAGCCAAGGAGATGCAAAATGTAGGTTTTGGTACACCAagcaaaaaaatagaaatttggtCTAAAGCAGGCTATAACTGCATTTTATGCAAACAgttatttggaagaaaagaggatCTTTGTAATCATTGGCAGAGTCATCATAACTGTGAAGACCCTTCCACTTTATGGTCAATTTTTAGTTTGTTATCAAAACAAGGAATTATCGAACTTTCTAATAATGGTGAATATTGA